The genomic DNA AGGTGGGAATCGGACGAACTGGCGTGACCAGATGCCGGTGTTCTCCAGGCACTTCACAACTGTCGCCTGGGATGCTCGTGGCTACGGGCTCTCAGACGACTACGGGGGAGACCTCGACTTCAAGGACTTCGCTCGAGATCTGGAGCGCGTCCTCGATCATTACGGAGCGCAGAAGGCTCACCTGCTTGGACTGTCGATGGGAGGGCGCATCATCCAGGACTTCTACGAGATGCACTCGAATCGCGTCTCGTCCCTCACCCTGTGCGACACGCGAAGCGGGGACTTTCACCAGTCGTGGGAGGCGCGGGTCGAGTTCGTCAGGCTGCGCAAGGAGCCGCTGCTCCAGGGCAAGACGCCTGCGGAGATGGCTCCGCCCGTGGCTGAGACGCTGATTGGCCCTACTTCTTCGAAGGAGGCGTTCAATCGGCTGGTGGACAGCATGGCGGCTCTCCACAAGGAGTCCTATATCAAGGCGATCGAGGCGTCGGGCCTTCAGCCCCAGACGCTTAACATAGCTTCGATCGGCGTGCCCACGCTCATAGTTTGCGGAGAGTATGACAAGCTGACTCCGCCTGAGGTCAGCGAGGGTATGCACAAGAAGATCCGGGATTCCGAGCTCGTGATCATCGAGGACGCCGGTCACCTCACCAACATCGAGAACCCGACGCGATTCAACGAAGTCGTGCTGGACTTCCTGCTGAAGCACCGGGAGTTGGGGTGAGGGCGTAGGTGAGATGATGGGCCGTAGGTATAGAGCTGT from Dehalococcoidia bacterium includes the following:
- a CDS encoding alpha/beta hydrolase → MLTAATATTEFIPGPIRLAVDRKGEGPLLVLLHGIGGNRTNWRDQMPVFSRHFTTVAWDARGYGLSDDYGGDLDFKDFARDLERVLDHYGAQKAHLLGLSMGGRIIQDFYEMHSNRVSSLTLCDTRSGDFHQSWEARVEFVRLRKEPLLQGKTPAEMAPPVAETLIGPTSSKEAFNRLVDSMAALHKESYIKAIEASGLQPQTLNIASIGVPTLIVCGEYDKLTPPEVSEGMHKKIRDSELVIIEDAGHLTNIENPTRFNEVVLDFLLKHRELG